A portion of the Pseudarthrobacter defluvii genome contains these proteins:
- a CDS encoding LacI family DNA-binding transcriptional regulator has protein sequence MNRTASIKDVATHAGVAVGTVSNVLNYPDRVSERTRERVLRSIDELGFIRNDAARQLRVGHSRTIGLIVLDVGNPFFTSVVRAAEDAAALQGSAVLLGDSGHNAGREANYIDLFQEQRVQGLLISPVGDIAERLDLLRERGVPTVLVDRLADESKFSSVAVDDDAGGYLAARHLLDTGRRRLAFVGGPTSIRQVADRLQGAQRAVKEEPDATLEVLEAEGQTVLAGRSVGDVLVERGRAKLPEGIFCANDLLALGVMQSLTMTHTFRIPEDVALIGYDDIDFAASAVVPLSSIRQPTELLGRTAIELLSEEVESQNPVHRSVVFTPELVVRQSTDTAADGKTSAG, from the coding sequence ATGAACCGCACAGCCAGCATCAAGGACGTTGCCACCCACGCGGGCGTGGCCGTGGGCACGGTTTCCAACGTCCTGAACTATCCGGACCGGGTGTCAGAGCGGACCCGGGAGCGGGTGCTCCGATCCATTGACGAGCTCGGCTTTATCCGGAACGATGCCGCCCGCCAGCTCCGCGTGGGCCACAGCCGCACCATCGGACTGATTGTCCTGGACGTGGGCAACCCCTTCTTCACCTCCGTGGTTCGGGCGGCCGAGGACGCCGCAGCACTCCAGGGAAGCGCAGTCCTGCTCGGCGACAGCGGCCACAACGCCGGCCGGGAGGCGAACTACATCGACCTCTTCCAGGAGCAGCGCGTGCAGGGCCTGCTGATTTCCCCCGTGGGCGATATCGCGGAGAGGCTGGACCTCCTCCGTGAGCGCGGAGTGCCCACGGTACTGGTGGACCGTCTGGCTGACGAATCCAAGTTCAGTTCGGTTGCAGTGGACGACGACGCCGGCGGGTACCTTGCCGCCCGACACCTCCTGGACACGGGCCGCCGCCGGCTCGCCTTCGTGGGTGGCCCCACCTCCATCCGCCAGGTGGCGGACCGCCTCCAGGGGGCCCAGCGGGCCGTGAAGGAGGAGCCGGACGCCACCCTCGAGGTGCTGGAAGCCGAAGGTCAGACCGTCCTGGCCGGCCGCAGCGTGGGCGACGTGCTGGTGGAACGGGGCAGGGCCAAGTTGCCGGAGGGAATTTTCTGCGCCAACGACCTCCTGGCCCTGGGCGTCATGCAATCGCTCACCATGACCCACACCTTCCGCATCCCGGAGGACGTTGCCTTGATCGGCTACGACGACATTGACTTTGCCGCTTCGGCGGTGGTGCCGCTTTCCTCTATCCGCCAGCCGACGGAACTCCTGGGCCGGACAGCCATCGAGTTGCTGTCCGAGGAAGTGGAATCGCAGAATCCCGTCCACCGGTCCGTGGTGTTCACTCCCGAGCTGGTGGTCCGGCAAAGCACCGACACAGCCGCGGACGGAAAAACCAGCGCTGGCTGA
- a CDS encoding L-rhamnose mutarotase, with amino-acid sequence MRVCFRSSVQPALIDEYRRRHAEVWPEMLHALEEAGWHNYSLFLGEDGLLVGYVECDDFDAVRARMALTEVNARWQAEMATLFEDSGQAPDEGFQVLEEVFNLDSQLAALPSVG; translated from the coding sequence ATGAGGGTGTGCTTCCGTTCCTCGGTCCAGCCGGCGCTGATTGATGAATACCGTCGGCGCCACGCAGAGGTGTGGCCGGAGATGCTGCACGCCCTCGAGGAGGCGGGCTGGCACAACTATTCCCTCTTCCTGGGAGAAGACGGGCTCCTGGTGGGCTACGTGGAGTGCGACGATTTTGACGCCGTCCGTGCCCGCATGGCCCTGACGGAGGTCAACGCCCGCTGGCAGGCGGAAATGGCAACTCTTTTTGAAGATTCCGGCCAGGCGCCCGATGAGGGGTTCCAGGTCCTTGAGGAAGTCTTCAACCTCGACAGCCAGTTGGCGGCCCTCCCCTCCGTGGGCTGA
- a CDS encoding DUF1961 family protein, whose translation MGTAGLETGVLYRNPLAGPDDVAEWVAEGPLSLGSHDGALELSGSLDDQEFGDHAHWTFWCPEEFPDGIRISWEFLPLAEPGLAMLFFAAAGHRGLDLFSQALAPRTGYYPQYHSGDIDALHVSYFRHKYQSERAFRTCNLRKSAGFELVAQGADPLPPAEDAVDFYRLEVLKDGPLAAFSINGLPLFEWRDSSDTVLGGGRIGFRQMAPLRAAYRNLVVEKL comes from the coding sequence GTGGGCACGGCAGGCCTGGAGACGGGGGTCCTTTACCGCAATCCGCTGGCCGGGCCGGACGACGTTGCGGAGTGGGTGGCGGAGGGGCCGCTAAGCCTTGGCAGCCACGACGGTGCGCTGGAACTGTCGGGGAGCCTGGACGACCAGGAGTTCGGCGACCATGCGCACTGGACGTTCTGGTGCCCGGAGGAATTTCCGGACGGTATCCGCATCAGCTGGGAGTTCCTGCCGCTCGCGGAACCCGGCCTGGCCATGCTGTTCTTTGCCGCTGCCGGCCACCGGGGGCTGGACCTGTTCAGCCAGGCCCTCGCGCCCAGGACCGGCTACTACCCGCAGTACCACTCGGGCGACATCGACGCCCTGCACGTTTCCTATTTCCGGCACAAGTACCAGTCCGAGCGGGCTTTCCGGACCTGCAACCTGCGCAAGAGCGCAGGGTTCGAACTGGTGGCCCAAGGTGCGGACCCGCTGCCGCCCGCGGAAGATGCCGTGGACTTCTATCGGCTGGAGGTACTCAAGGACGGCCCGCTGGCGGCCTTTTCCATCAACGGGCTGCCGCTCTTTGAGTGGCGTGATTCGTCGGACACAGTGCTTGGCGGGGGCCGGATCGGCTTTCGGCAGATGGCGCCGCTCCGGGCTGCCTACCGAAACCTGGTGGTGGAGAAGCTCTAA
- a CDS encoding rhamnogalacturonan acetylesterase — translation MKILLAGDSTVANCPTHEFPMSGWGARLAPLTYAWGAVYNFAKGGASTESFRAEGLWTDLLAEAGAGDLVLIQFGHNDQKKQHLAARTGYAANLRTMVAEVRALGAAPVLCTPVERRHFLDAPSSDAALEESLEDYPEVVRELGLELGVPVMDLNAWTRDLYRRLGRDGSRGLFCHFGPGEHAHWPDGLADDTHFSQQGAALVAGEVAGQLGGLGYGVAGTGEPANARELSPTAGRS, via the coding sequence ATGAAGATCCTGCTGGCCGGCGACTCCACCGTGGCCAACTGTCCCACGCACGAGTTCCCCATGAGTGGCTGGGGTGCCCGGCTGGCCCCGCTTACCTATGCATGGGGCGCGGTGTATAACTTCGCCAAGGGTGGGGCGAGCACCGAATCCTTCCGCGCCGAGGGGCTGTGGACGGACCTGCTCGCCGAGGCAGGCGCCGGCGACCTGGTGCTCATCCAGTTCGGCCACAACGACCAGAAGAAGCAGCATCTGGCGGCCCGCACCGGGTACGCGGCAAACTTGCGCACCATGGTGGCCGAGGTGCGTGCCCTGGGCGCCGCTCCGGTGCTCTGCACACCGGTGGAGCGCCGGCACTTCCTGGACGCGCCGTCGTCGGACGCTGCCCTTGAGGAAAGCCTGGAGGACTATCCGGAGGTGGTCCGCGAGCTCGGCCTGGAGCTGGGCGTCCCCGTCATGGACCTGAACGCCTGGACCCGGGACCTGTATCGGCGGCTGGGACGCGACGGGTCGCGCGGGTTGTTTTGCCATTTCGGGCCCGGTGAGCACGCGCACTGGCCGGACGGCCTGGCTGACGATACCCACTTTTCGCAGCAGGGAGCAGCGCTGGTGGCGGGGGAGGTGGCCGGGCAGCTTGGCGGGCTGGGGTACGGGGTGGCCGGCACAGGCGAGCCGGCCAATGCCAGGGAGTTAAGCCCGACGGCGGGACGCAGCTAG
- a CDS encoding DUF7793 family protein, with the protein MEPVMVDGGKGTVELRADGIIHLIWEPSVRIEVEDAQAAMAAVNRIAGDATYPMLVDMATTENVSIQARSVFSIPCAANRIALLGASPVDRIIANFFLGVHVPPCPTRFFTSRSDSMKWLQQSGK; encoded by the coding sequence ATGGAACCCGTAATGGTCGACGGCGGCAAGGGCACCGTGGAATTGCGCGCCGACGGCATCATCCACCTCATCTGGGAGCCCAGCGTCCGCATAGAAGTTGAGGATGCGCAGGCAGCCATGGCTGCGGTGAACCGCATAGCCGGCGACGCCACCTATCCCATGCTGGTGGACATGGCCACCACCGAGAATGTCAGCATCCAGGCGCGCTCGGTCTTCTCCATCCCCTGCGCGGCCAACCGCATCGCCCTGCTGGGGGCAAGCCCCGTGGACCGAATCATCGCCAACTTCTTCCTGGGAGTCCACGTCCCGCCGTGCCCCACGCGCTTCTTCACTTCCCGGAGCGACTCCATGAAGTGGCTGCAGCAGTCCGGCAAATAG
- a CDS encoding ABC transporter substrate-binding protein, with protein sequence MRTRVSASVTAIALSGAMLFGMAGPATAAAPAAPSAASQSSQVANVTGTINQTIDGVGTFVGSFTPSSFSAQNGQLNVTGLVLGTFTDLNGVATPVTQTVTTTAAAAPSTAAALATGGSCDVLNLVLGPLHLDLLGLNVDLNQVVLDITSQTGAGNLVGNLLCAVTGLLDGGTGLNGLANLLNRILGL encoded by the coding sequence ATGCGAACAAGGGTCTCAGCTTCAGTCACCGCCATTGCCCTCTCCGGCGCCATGCTCTTTGGCATGGCGGGTCCGGCCACGGCAGCGGCACCAGCGGCTCCTTCTGCCGCTTCCCAGTCATCACAGGTTGCCAACGTAACGGGAACCATCAACCAGACCATTGACGGCGTTGGCACCTTCGTTGGCTCGTTCACGCCGTCCAGCTTCAGCGCCCAGAACGGCCAGCTGAACGTCACCGGCCTGGTGCTGGGTACCTTCACGGACCTCAACGGCGTGGCCACCCCGGTCACCCAGACGGTAACCACCACCGCTGCGGCCGCACCCTCCACCGCGGCCGCCTTGGCCACCGGCGGCAGCTGCGACGTCCTTAACCTGGTCCTCGGCCCGCTGCACCTGGATCTCCTGGGACTCAACGTGGACCTCAACCAGGTGGTCCTGGACATCACATCCCAGACCGGAGCGGGCAACCTGGTGGGCAACCTCCTTTGCGCCGTCACCGGGCTCCTGGACGGCGGGACCGGCCTGAACGGCCTGGCCAACCTGCTCAACCGCATCCTGGGCCTCTAG
- a CDS encoding bifunctional aldolase/short-chain dehydrogenase — MSNKTVEDLIARSNRLGADKRNTNFAGGNTSAKGTETDPVTGEDVELLWVKGSGGDLGTLKEQNLAVLRLDRLNALKNVYPGVEREDEMVAAFDYCLHGKGGAAPSIDTAMHGLVDAAHVDHLHPDSGIAIATAAEGETLTAKIFGNKVVWVPWRRPGFQLGLDIAAIKDANPQAVGTILGGHGITAWGATSEEAETNSLWIIEQAEKYIRDNGKAQPFGPKLPGYGALPEAERRAKAAALAPVIRGLASTDKPQLGHFSDDAVVLDFLEAAEHPRLGALGTSCPDHFLRTKVKPLILDLPADASVEDSVARLHELHADYREDYQAYYDRHADPDSPALRGADPAIVLVPGVGMFSYGKDKQTARVAGEFYINAINVMRGAEAISTYAPIEESEKFRIEYWALEEAKLARMPKPKSHATRIALVTGAASGIGKAIATRLASDGACVVIADLNLGNAQKVAEELGGADVAIGVQADVTDEAQVAAAIDAAVLAFGGVDLVVNNAGLSISKPLLETTEKDWDLQHNVMAKGSFLVAKAAAKVMIAQGMGGDIIYISSKNSVFAGPNNIAYSATKADQAHQVRLLAAELGEHGIRVNGINPDGVVRGSGIFAGGWGAKRAAVYGVEEEKLGEYYAQRTLLKREVLPEHVANAAAVLTSNELSHTTGLHIPVDAGVAAAFLR, encoded by the coding sequence ATGAGCAACAAGACTGTTGAAGACCTGATTGCCCGTTCCAACCGCCTGGGCGCGGATAAGCGGAACACCAACTTCGCCGGCGGCAACACCTCCGCCAAGGGCACCGAAACGGATCCGGTCACCGGTGAGGACGTCGAACTCCTGTGGGTTAAGGGTTCCGGCGGTGACCTGGGCACGCTGAAGGAGCAGAACCTTGCCGTGCTGCGCCTGGACCGGTTGAACGCGCTCAAGAACGTCTACCCCGGCGTCGAGCGCGAGGACGAGATGGTGGCCGCGTTCGATTACTGCCTTCATGGCAAGGGCGGCGCGGCCCCCTCGATCGACACGGCGATGCACGGGCTGGTGGATGCCGCGCACGTGGACCACCTGCACCCGGATTCCGGCATCGCGATCGCGACGGCGGCCGAGGGCGAGACGCTGACCGCCAAGATCTTCGGCAACAAGGTGGTCTGGGTGCCCTGGCGCCGTCCCGGGTTCCAGCTGGGCCTGGACATCGCCGCGATCAAGGACGCCAACCCGCAGGCCGTCGGCACCATCCTGGGCGGGCACGGCATCACCGCGTGGGGCGCCACCAGCGAAGAAGCGGAAACCAACTCCCTGTGGATCATCGAGCAGGCCGAAAAGTACATCCGCGACAACGGCAAGGCCCAGCCCTTCGGGCCCAAGCTCCCCGGATACGGTGCACTGCCGGAGGCTGAGCGGCGGGCCAAGGCCGCCGCCCTGGCACCGGTGATCCGCGGCCTGGCCTCCACCGACAAACCGCAACTGGGGCACTTCAGCGATGACGCCGTCGTCCTGGACTTCCTCGAAGCCGCCGAACACCCGCGCCTGGGTGCCCTGGGCACCTCCTGCCCGGACCACTTCCTGCGCACCAAGGTCAAGCCGCTGATTCTGGACCTGCCAGCCGACGCCAGCGTGGAGGACTCGGTTGCCCGGCTGCACGAACTGCACGCGGACTACCGCGAGGACTACCAGGCCTACTACGACCGGCACGCCGATCCCGATTCCCCGGCGCTGCGTGGGGCGGATCCTGCCATCGTGCTGGTCCCGGGCGTGGGCATGTTCTCCTACGGCAAGGACAAGCAGACCGCCCGGGTTGCCGGCGAGTTCTATATCAACGCGATCAACGTCATGCGCGGCGCGGAGGCAATCTCCACCTACGCCCCGATCGAGGAATCCGAGAAGTTCCGGATCGAGTACTGGGCGCTGGAGGAAGCCAAGCTGGCCCGGATGCCCAAGCCCAAGTCCCATGCCACCCGCATCGCGCTGGTGACGGGTGCGGCGTCCGGCATCGGCAAGGCCATCGCCACGCGTTTGGCGTCCGACGGCGCGTGCGTCGTCATTGCCGACCTGAACCTTGGGAACGCACAAAAGGTCGCCGAGGAACTGGGCGGTGCCGACGTCGCCATCGGCGTCCAGGCCGATGTCACGGACGAGGCCCAGGTTGCTGCCGCGATCGACGCCGCTGTCCTGGCCTTCGGCGGCGTCGACCTGGTGGTCAACAACGCCGGCCTGTCGATTTCCAAGCCGCTGCTGGAAACCACCGAAAAGGACTGGGACCTGCAGCACAATGTGATGGCCAAGGGCTCGTTCCTGGTGGCCAAGGCCGCTGCGAAGGTGATGATCGCCCAGGGCATGGGCGGGGACATCATCTACATCTCCTCCAAGAACTCGGTATTCGCCGGCCCCAACAACATTGCCTACTCCGCCACCAAGGCAGACCAAGCCCACCAGGTCCGCCTGCTTGCCGCCGAACTGGGCGAGCACGGCATTCGCGTCAACGGCATCAACCCCGACGGCGTGGTGCGTGGTTCAGGAATCTTCGCCGGCGGCTGGGGCGCCAAGCGCGCCGCGGTCTACGGCGTGGAGGAGGAGAAGCTGGGCGAGTACTACGCCCAGCGGACCCTGCTCAAGCGCGAAGTCCTGCCCGAGCACGTGGCCAACGCCGCCGCCGTCCTCACCAGCAACGAACTGTCCCACACCACCGGCCTGCACATCCCCGTGGACGCCGGGGTGGCCGCAGCCTTCCTGCGGTGA
- a CDS encoding carbohydrate ABC transporter permease, with amino-acid sequence MKIHNTRGGRIFDAANYVFLSLIGIITLLPFVYVFAGSFATEAEITRRAFFVWPEQFTLGSYEYIFATPAFVRALVTTILVTAVGTLVQLAFTVTMAYPLAKKTLRGRNVILSLVVFAMVFSGGMIPTFLLVKDLGLLNSYWALILPAAINPFSLIIIKNFFQELPAELEESAKMDGATEIGILWRILLPLSKPVLATFALFYAVGIWNDFMSPLLYLSDNSKWTLQMYLRQVTAASDLLGTGNVDPNYIPPEQGIKFAVIVVATLPILIFYPFLQKHFAKGMLIGSVKG; translated from the coding sequence ATGAAGATCCACAACACCCGCGGCGGCCGGATCTTTGACGCCGCCAACTACGTTTTCCTGTCCCTGATCGGCATCATCACCCTGCTGCCGTTCGTCTATGTCTTCGCCGGCTCCTTCGCCACCGAAGCGGAGATCACCCGCCGGGCGTTCTTCGTCTGGCCCGAGCAGTTCACCCTGGGTTCCTACGAGTACATCTTCGCCACCCCGGCGTTTGTCCGCGCCCTGGTGACCACCATCCTGGTGACGGCAGTGGGCACCCTGGTCCAGCTGGCCTTCACCGTGACCATGGCGTACCCCTTGGCCAAGAAAACACTGCGCGGCAGGAACGTGATCCTGTCCCTGGTGGTCTTCGCCATGGTCTTCTCCGGCGGCATGATCCCCACGTTCCTGCTGGTCAAGGACTTGGGCCTGCTCAACTCCTACTGGGCCCTGATCCTGCCGGCGGCGATCAACCCGTTCAGCCTGATCATCATCAAGAACTTCTTCCAGGAACTCCCGGCTGAGCTTGAGGAGTCGGCCAAGATGGACGGCGCCACCGAAATCGGGATCCTCTGGCGGATCCTGCTGCCGCTGTCCAAGCCGGTCCTGGCAACCTTCGCCCTGTTCTATGCGGTGGGCATCTGGAATGACTTCATGTCGCCCCTGCTGTACCTGAGCGACAACTCCAAGTGGACCCTGCAGATGTACCTGCGCCAGGTCACAGCCGCGTCAGACCTGCTGGGCACCGGCAACGTGGATCCCAACTACATCCCGCCGGAACAGGGCATTAAGTTCGCCGTGATCGTGGTGGCCACCCTGCCCATCCTCATTTTCTATCCGTTCCTGCAGAAGCACTTCGCCAAGGGCATGCTCATCGGCTCCGTCAAGGGCTGA
- the rhaI gene encoding L-rhamnose isomerase, whose product MNDVATALGRLGELAIEVPSWAYGNSGTRFKVFGTPGTPRTVQEKLADAAKVHELTGLAPTVALHIPWDKVDDYAALKDYAAGLGVGLGTINSNTFQDDEYKFGSLTSSNEAVRRRAVDHHLDCIQIMHATGSRDLKIWLADGTNYPGQDDLRGRQDRLAESLQEIYAALGDEQRLVLEYKFFEPAFYHTDVPDWGTSYAQTLALGEKAFVCLDTGHHAPGTNIEFIVMQLLSLGKLGSFDFNSRFYADDDLIVGAADPFQLFRIMHEVIRGGGFGKDSGVALMLDQCHNLEEKIPGQIRSVLNVQEMTLRALLVDRAALDEAQRAGDVLAANGIFNDAFYTDVRPILAQWRESRGLPADPMAAFKASGYQKKINEDRVGGQQAGWGA is encoded by the coding sequence ATGAATGACGTAGCAACGGCGCTGGGCAGGCTCGGGGAGCTTGCCATTGAGGTCCCTTCGTGGGCCTATGGGAATTCAGGCACGCGGTTCAAGGTGTTCGGCACACCCGGTACGCCGCGGACCGTGCAGGAAAAGCTGGCGGACGCCGCCAAAGTCCATGAGTTGACCGGCTTGGCCCCCACCGTGGCCCTGCACATTCCATGGGACAAGGTGGACGACTACGCCGCGTTGAAGGACTACGCCGCGGGACTGGGTGTTGGCCTGGGCACGATCAACTCGAACACCTTCCAGGATGATGAGTACAAGTTCGGCTCATTGACTTCCTCAAATGAGGCGGTCCGCCGCCGGGCGGTCGACCACCACCTCGACTGCATCCAGATCATGCACGCCACCGGATCCCGCGACCTGAAGATCTGGCTGGCGGACGGTACCAACTACCCGGGCCAGGATGACCTGCGTGGCCGGCAGGACCGGCTGGCCGAGTCCCTGCAGGAAATCTACGCGGCCCTGGGCGACGAGCAGCGGCTGGTGCTGGAGTACAAGTTCTTCGAGCCGGCTTTTTACCACACGGATGTTCCGGACTGGGGCACCTCCTATGCCCAGACGCTGGCCCTGGGGGAGAAGGCTTTTGTCTGCCTCGACACCGGCCACCACGCCCCGGGCACGAACATCGAGTTCATCGTGATGCAGCTGCTGAGCCTGGGCAAGCTGGGGTCCTTCGATTTCAACTCGCGCTTCTATGCTGACGACGACTTGATCGTGGGTGCCGCGGACCCGTTCCAGCTCTTCCGCATCATGCATGAGGTGATCCGTGGTGGTGGGTTCGGCAAGGATTCGGGCGTGGCCCTGATGCTGGACCAGTGCCACAACCTGGAGGAAAAGATCCCGGGCCAGATCCGCTCGGTGCTCAATGTCCAGGAAATGACGCTGCGCGCGCTGCTGGTGGACAGGGCCGCTTTGGATGAGGCGCAGCGTGCCGGGGATGTCCTGGCCGCCAACGGCATCTTCAACGACGCCTTCTACACCGACGTCCGGCCCATCCTGGCCCAGTGGCGCGAATCCCGCGGCCTGCCCGCGGATCCGATGGCCGCCTTCAAGGCCAGCGGTTACCAGAAGAAGATCAACGAGGACCGCGTGGGCGGCCAGCAAGCCGGATGGGGTGCCTGA